In the genome of Colletotrichum lupini chromosome 8, complete sequence, one region contains:
- a CDS encoding ATPase, which translates to MPHPGLGPTPLSTHATRDERSRNRRVSVFPFLDLKFFGLTSNSDHTQAIRHLIVPRAEHSGHDTTQPCRRLDHKTMAKTIDGKVRPLAPFDKTLEKSTLKGASRIYVNRDSLIQLTGSVDNGRRCVVTRTAAQDAAKSAATTTTTEPLRREAALWTLADKNISPNIILMSEAYREACGFELGDQITITMTETSAVPDAESVSILPVTTSEREKAEIKAWEGAWVGVIRFYLGRAEQVFPGMKFECVAPGSKQIFRITSVDGQTHNVARYVVSTVPTIVSGEEEEIVEEVRDVTKLVVPNIPGLHAEEKKLRSFLRGFNAKFVYKGQQKSCGIVIHGGRGTGKSYILNRIASTGWGRVFRIEENDKSSTVEEVFKQARTMQPSIILIDGLQALIGKDRANSTAITQRLGQQLDQLAEDALKNGTLPKVVVIATCLDYMTDVPPELQKRTRFERNIPLSIPNADGRLEILKSFEIPIQPEVKDVMLAKLSQQTHAYNASDLDRLIENAMIISAERLDPDEAGYDEEALGTPYLSREDLEHALRSTRPTAMHDVNLKPPTIHWQDVGGQESLKNALRNMITLTTTNDPTVQKLILTPPKGLLLYGPPGCSKTLSAQAMATESGFNFFAVKGAELLNMYVGESERAVRQLFERARAASPSIIFFDEIDSIGGQRAGNGGGGGAAKSQGAVNMLTTLLTEMDGFEALSGVLILAATNRPEAMDPALLRPGRFDRIVYVGPPDAAGREAVFNLYLRKLPLAADVDVAELSRLAEGFSGAEIKQIVNVATEPALSKTLSRTHIGATEEGSGGGGVRLDGEAEQVTVCMEDIVDAIKSVPKGITPQMLDGYEKWSKQFMKHQNQK; encoded by the exons ATCTGAAGTTTTTCGGTCTCACATCAAATTCGGATCACACTCAGGCAATCCGCCACTTGATTGTCCCGCGGGCTGAGCACTCA GGGCACGACACCACCCAACCCTGCCGCCGGCTAGACCACAAAACTATGGCCAAGACCATCGACGGAAAGGTCCGCCCCCTGGCGCCTTTCGACAAGACGCTCGAAAAGTCGACGCTCAAGGGCGCCTCGAGAATCTATGTCAACCGGGACTCCCTGATCCAGCTCACGGGGAGCGTCGACAACGGCCGGCGCTGCGTCGTCACGAGGACCGCCGCTCAGGATGCGGCCAAGTCTgcggcgacgacgacaacaACGGAGCCGTTGCGCCGAGAGGCCGCGCTCTGGACGCTCGCGGACAAGAATATCAGCCCCAACATCATTCTCATGAGCGAGGCGTACCGCGAGGCTTGCGGGTTCGAGCTGGGTGACCAAATCACGATCACGATGACGGAGACTTCTGCGGTGCCCGACGCTGAGTCGGTTAGTATTCTGCCTGTGACGACGTCTGAGAGGGAAAAGGCCGAGATCAAAGCATGGGAGGGGGCTTGGGTAGGAGTGATTCGGTTCTATCTCG GGCGGGCTGAGCAAGTTTTTCCGGGCATGAAGTTTGAGTGCGTGGCACCTGGGTCAAAACAAATATTCAGAATCACATCCGTAGACGGCCAGACACATAATGTAGCCCGCTATGTGGTCTCAACAGTACCCACGATCGTCTCAGGTGAGGAAGAAGAGATAGTCGAGGAAGTTCGCGACGTGACGAAGCTCGTCGTCCCGAATATCCCCGGATTACATGCAGAAGAGAAGAAGCTGCGAAGCTTCCTCCGTGGCTTCAATGCAAAGTTCGTCTACAAGGGCCAACAAAAATCATGCGGAATCGTCATCCACGGCGGACGAGGCACCGGCAAGTCGTACATCCTGAACCGGATAGCCAGCACGGGCTGGGGTCGAGTCTTCCGGATCGAAGAAAACGATAAGTCGTCGACCGTTGAGGAGGTCTTCAAGCAAGCGCGGACGATGCAGCCCAGCATCATCCTCATCGATGGCCTCCAAGCTCTGATTGGGAAAGACCGGGCAAACTCCACGGCCATCACCCAGCGGTTAGGCCAGCAGCTCGACCAGTTGGCCGAGGATGCCCTCAAGAATGGCACACTACCCAAGGTCGTGGTCATCGCCACCTGTCTGGACTACATGACGGACGTACCTCCTGAGTTACAAAAGAGAACGAGATTCGAGCGCAACATCCCCCTCTCCATACCCAACGCCGATGGCCGCCTCGAGATTCTCAAGTCCTTTGAAATACCCATCCAGCCAGAGGTCAAGGACGTGATGCTGGCCAAGCTGTCACAACAAACACACGCCTACAACGCAAGCGACCTCGACAGACTCATCGAAAACGCAATGATTATCTCAGCAGAGCGCCTCGACCCCGACGAAGCCGGCTACGACGAGGAGGCACTAGGCACCCCGTACCTCTCCCGCGAGGACCTCGAGCACGCGCTCCGCTCCACCAGGCCGACGGCCATGCACGATGTGAACCTCAAGCCACCCACAATCCACTGGCAGGACGTCGGTGGGCAGGAGAGCCTCAAGAACGCGCTGCGCAACATGATCACCCTCACCACGACAAACGACCCGACGGTCCAGAAGCTCATCCTCACCCCGCCAAAGGGTCTCCTCCTCTACGGTCCGCCCGGATGCTCAAAGACGCTGTCGGCGCAGGCCATGGCCACCGAGTCCGGCTTCAACTTCTTTGCTGTCAAGGGCGCGGAGCTGCTCAACATGTACGTGGGCGAGTCGGAGCGCGCCGTCCGGCAGCTCTTTGAGCGTGCGCGCGCCGCGAGCCCGAGTATCATCTTCTTTGATGAAATTGACTCCATCGGCGGCCAGCGCGCCGGCaatggcggcggtggtggtgccgCAAAGAGCCAGGGTGCGGTGAATATGCTCACGACGCTGTTGACCGAGATGGACGGTTTTGAGGCGCTCTCGGGCGTGCTTATTCTGGCCGCGACGAACCGGCCCGAGGCCATGGACCCGGCTCTCCTCCGGCCCGGCCGCTTCGACCGGATCGTGTACGTTGGCCCGCCGGACGCCGCGGGGCGGGAGGCCGTGTTCAACTTGTATCTGCGCAAGCTCCCCCTCGCGGCGGACGTGGATGTTGCAGAGCTGTCGAGGCTGGCGGAAGGTTTCTCGGGTGCCGAGATTAAGCAGATTGTCAACGTGGCGACGGAGCCGGCGTTGAGCAAGACGCTGAGCAGGACGCACATTGGGGCCACAGAGGAAGGtagtggcggcggcggcgttaGGTTGGACGGGGAGGCGGAGCAGGTCACGGTTTGCATGGAGGATATCGTGGACGCCATCAAGTCTGTCCCTAAGGGTATCACGCCCCAGATGCTAGATGGCTACGAGAAGTGGTCGAAGCAGTTTATGAAGCATCAGAACCAGAAATAG
- a CDS encoding squalene epoxidase, producing the protein MIESPTAAADARAERRTKYHEADVVVVGAGVFGCAIAYALGQQGRSVLLLERWMKEPDRIVGELLQPGGIVALRQLGLADCLEGIDAIPCYGYKVSFHGDGIDIPYPSFDESGRMIHASESEAVSASAKQKEGRCFHHGRFINNLRKACMRQENITVVETEVTATIQGDDKDTVLGVRSKTTDATGQKKDDYFFGQLTIIADGYASKFRKEYLPQEPVVKSKFYALELIDAPMLSPGYGHVCIGNAFPVLLYQIGTHETRALIDVPANIPEASPAAGGVRGYIKNVVMPTLPPQMRPCFEAALADGKIPRSMPNSYLPPSRQTANGMLLLGDALNMRHPLTGGGMTVAFNDCVILSDLLHPSRVSDLADPVALKGVLREFHWRRKSLTSIINVLAMALYALFAANDRQLRALQMGCFSYFQRGHASEPMALMGGLMHQPGKLAYHFFSVAFLAIWLNALNLMSGSIFGFLKAPLALIDGILILWRASVVFLPVMWRELN; encoded by the coding sequence ATGATCGAAAGTCCAACAGCAGCGGCCGACGCCCGCGCCGAGCGCCGCACCAAGTACCACGAGGCCGATGTAGTTGTCGTCGGCGCCGGCGTCTTTGGGTGCGCCATTGCATATGCACTGGGCCAGCAGGGAAGAAGTGTACTCCTACTCGAGAGATGGATGAAGGAGCCCGATCGCATTGTCGGCGAGCTGCTGCAGCCCGGCGGCATCGTCGCCCTGCGTCAGCTAGGCCTGGCCGACTGCCTCGAGGGCATTGACGCAATTCCCTGCTACGGCTACAAAGTCAGCTTTCACGGAGACGGAATCGACATCCCCTACCCTTCCTTTGACGAGAGTGGTCGCATGATCCATGCCTCGGAGAGCGAGGCCGTATCCGCAAGCGCGAAGCAGAAGGAGGGCAGATGCTTCCACCACGGTCGCTTCATCAACAACCTGCGCAAGGCATGCATGAGACAGGAGAACATTACCGTTGTCGAGACCGAGGTGACGGCCACGATACAAGGCGACGATAAGGATACGGTGCTTGGTGTAAGGTCCAAGACGACAGACGCCACGGGCCAGAAGAAAGACGACTACTTCTTTGGCCAGCTGACCATCATCGCCGATGGTTACGCCTCCAAGTTCCGCAAGGAGTACCTGCCGCAAGAACCCGTCGTCAAGTCAAAGTTCTACGCCCTCGAGCTCATCGACGCCCCCATGCTCTCTCCCGGCTACGGCCACGTCTGCATCGGCAACGCCTTCCCCGTCCTCCTGTACCAGATTGGCACCCACGAGACCCGCGCGCTCATCGACGTACCCGCCAACATTCCCGAGGCCTCGCCCGCTGCTGGCGGTGTCCGTGGCTACATCAAGAACGTCGTCATGCCCACATTGCCTCCCCAGATGCGCCCATGCTTTGAGGCTGCTCTCGCCGACGGCAAGATCCCCCGATCCATGCCAAACTCCTACCTTCCTCCATCCCGCCAGACGGCGAACGGCATGCTCCTCCTCGGAGACGCCCTCAACATGCGTCACCCCCTCACTGGCGGTGGCATGACCGTCGCCTTCAACGACTGCGTCATTCTCTCCGACCTGCTCCATCCCTCGCGCGTAAGCGACCTTGCCGACCCCGTGGCTTTGAAGGGAGTCCTGCGCGAGTTCCACTGGCGCCGTAAGAGCCTCACATCCATCATCAACGTGTTGGCCATGGCACTGTACGCCCTGTTTGCCGCAAACGACCGCCAGCTGCGCGCTCTGCAGATGGGATGCTTCTCTTACTTCCAGCGCGGCCACGCCTCTGAGCCCATGGCCCTCATGGGCGGCCTCATGCACCAGCCTGGCAAGCTCGCGTACCACTTCTTCAGCGTCGCCTTCCTAGCCATCTGGCTCAACGCTCTCAACCTCATGAGCGGTAGCATTTTCGGTTTCTTGAAGGCGCCGCTGGCGCTCATTGACGGCATCCTCATTCTCTGGAGAGCGAGTGTCGTCTTCTTGCCCGTCATGTGGCGTGAGCTGAACTGA
- a CDS encoding aldo/keto reductase: MSALPMAAPPKSPLARYRILSPTASVRVSPLCLGAMNFGDAWKGYMGTCDQKTVEEILDFFHEQGGNFIDTANNYQFEESEEWIGEWMKKRGVLIATKYTTNFQAGPNAPGIMANFTGNGSKSLHTSVEASLRKLKTDYIDLVSSFVSYLSSDVTYTEQLYVHWWDYSTSIPELMQSLNNLVITGKVLFLGISDTPAWIVSKANEYARNHGLRQFSVYQGRWSAASRDFEREIIPMTKAEGMSLAPWGALGGGAFKTEEQRKSQEGRKVQASEAQIKISQVLEKIATSKGTIITSVALAYVMQKTPYVFPIVGGRTVDHLKQNIEALALDLSDEEIQEIEGAVPFDMGFPHNFLWGEKVPSNPGEVWLLNMGGTFDYYNFIHVSGQILIQFAMLNLVKICRLIAPGTTPITMHSFRIAYAGRMKILDWNYWLPVTYLKEIGSERMTIDPQLHEGNSPKSIQSDEHYMAFYGLAFQTIPRWVRVSTHREDFATRESNYSINDARRSLPGFPQDINPDILAGVTVKVEESDQNFGTWQLVTHDQSSPLPSIEESLSIGESPPQSMGSIMPATPLDVDYSFSPFPRSSSQFDRNEAWDPAGDVPVPKQYQLSAPKISSPLKRQRGRPSLRCHTKMTIDNYKMLTAPERSQVPMYQSIRDGFDTREINSFTKLQSTRRRKRSPAPPGIGSLPVSCGIKSASFRSNTKSTRMRERFVIDSDLQEITRVRASSKAVDLLAMPESQGEATLDYFHHTKRNNINEDSGSPRVLPSLRTIEVLPQHRRSRHRSGKLFILSDDVEEIEPARHDALQSDRACAVSRGDSHVGASSLSREASATALVGDVFGDELRTNQLATTDSTTPANTMTKMKPDAEHKTSLGLMSTGETYVDGETPKAWPAGLQGESVWTGAFTDLRPRPNGTFSSERQSYRK; the protein is encoded by the exons ATGTCGGCCCTACCTATGGCAGCTCCGCCCAAGAGCCCCTTGGCTCGTTACCGCATTCTCTCTCCGACGGCTTCCGTTCGCGTGAGCCCTCTGTGTTTGGGCGCCATGAACTTTGGCGACGCCTG GAAGGGATACATGGGTACTTGCGATCAAAAGACTGTCGAAGAGATCCTCGACTTCTTTCATGAGCAGGGGGGCAACTTCATCGACACCGCCAACAACTACCAATTCGAAGAGTCCGAAGAGTGGATTGGCGAATGGATGAAGAAAAGAGGCGTTC TCATTGCAACCAAGTATACCACAAACTTCCAAGCGGGCCCCAACGCGCCGGGCATCATGGCCAACTTCACCGGCAACGGATCCAAGAGCTTGCATACCTCTGTAGAGGCAAGCTTACGCAAGCTGAAGACCGACTACATTGACCTCGTGAGCAGCTTTGTCTCTTATCTTTCAAGCGATGTCACTTACACAGAGCAGCTCTACGTCCACTGGTGGGACTATTCTACTTCTATTCCGGAGCTGATGCAGTCTCTCAACAACCTTGTCATCACGGGCAAGGTCCTCTTTCTCGGCATCAGTGATACCCCGGCTTGGATCGTCAG CAAGGCCAATGAATACGCCAGAAATCATGGACTACGCCAATTCTCCGTATATCAAGGTCGATGGTCTGCTGCCTCACGAGACTTCGAGCGAGAGATCATTCCCATGACCAAGGCTGAAG GAATGAGCTTGGCACCCTGGGGCGCGCTCGGCGGTGGC GCTTTCAAGACGGAAGAGCAACGCAAGTCCCAGGAGGGCCGCAAAGTTCAGGCTAGCGAAGCGCAAATCAAGATCAGTCAGGTGCTGGAAAAGATCGCCACCAGCAAAGGGACAATCATCACGAGTGTTGCTTTGGCTTATGTCATGCAAAAGACGCCTTACGTCTTCCCCATCGTCGGCGGTCGCACTGTCGATCATCTGAAGCAAAACATCGAAGCATTAGCCCTGGATCTCTCCGATGAAGAAATTCAGGAGATCGAAGGAGCTGTGCCGTTCGATATGGGCTTCCCCCACAACTTCTTATGGGGAGAGAAGGTCCCGTCGAACCCTGGCGAAGTCTGGTTGTTGAACATGGGAGGAACTTTCGACTAT TACAATTTCATACACGTTTCTGGCCAGATTCTGATCCAGTTTGCGATGCTGAACCTGGTCAAAATCTGCAGACTCATTGCTCCTGGAACT ACGCCAATCACCATGCATTCTTTTCGCATCGCTTATGCAGGCAGGATGAAAATCCTTGACTGGAATTACTGGCTTCCGGTGACTTATTTGAAAGAGAT AGGCAGCGAGCGCATGACAATTGACCCCCAACTACACGAGGGAAATTCACCGAAATCAA TACAATCAGACGAGCACTACATGGCTTTTTATGGACTTGCTTTCCAAACAATCCCTAGATGGGTTCGAGTCAGCACCCACCGTGAGGACTTTGCCACGCGAGAAAGCAATTACTCTA TCAACGACGCCAGACGAAGCCTGCCGGGCTTTCCACAAGACATCAATCCAGACATCCTTGCTGGGGTAACCGTGAAGGTCGAAGAGTCAGACCAGAACTTCGGCACGTGGCAGTTGGTCACTCACGACCAAAGCTCTCCGCTCCCAAGCATCGAGGAAAGCTTGTCAATTGGCGAGTCACCGCCTCAGAGTATGGGGAGCATCATGCCCGCCACGCCCCTCGACGTTGACTATAGTTTTTCGCCTTTCCCAAGATCGAGTAGTCAATTCGATCGAAACGAAG CATGGGATCCCGCAGGAGATGTGCCGGTTCCAAAACAATATCAGTTATCTGCGCCAAAGATATCAAGCCCCCTCAAGAGACAGCGCGGAAGGCCGTCCTTGAGATGCCATACAAAGATGACAATTGATAATTACAAGATGTTAACAGCACCGGAGAGATCCCAGGTGCCGATGTATCAGAGTATCAGGGATGGCTTTGATACAAGAGAGATCAACAGCTTCACCAAGCTACAGAGCACGAGGCGGCGAAAGAGATCACCAGCCCCGCCTGGAATAGGCTCTCTTCCTGTATCTTGCGGCATCAAATCTGCATCATTTCGAAGCAATACAAAGAGTACGAGGATGCGCGAAAGATTTGTCATCGACTCTGATCTACAAGAAATTACCAGAGTCAGGGCTTCATCTAAAGCAGTCGATCTACTGGCGATGCCAGAGTCCCAAGGAGAGGCAACTTTGGATTACTTCCACCATACCAAGAGGAACAATATCAACGAGGATTCCGGAAGCCCCAGAGTCTTACCATCCCTCCGCACCATCGAAGTATTGCCACAGCATAGAAGATCAAGACACCGTTCCGGTAAACTATTCATCTTATCTGATGATGTTGAAGAGATCGAGCCCGCAAGACACGACGCCTTACAGTCGGACCGAGCGTGCGCAGTCTCCCGTGGTGATTCTCACGTAGGCGCATCAAGCCTCTCGCGGGAGGCTTCAGCCACAGCGCTGGTTGGCGACGTTTTTGGCGACGAGCTGCGTACGAATCAGCTGGCAACAACAGACAGTACAACACCGGCCAACACCATGACTAAGATGAAGCCAGATGCCGAACATAAGACCTCCCTTGGTCTCATGAGCACCGGGGAAACATATGTAGATGGAGAAACCCCAAAGGCTTGGCCGGCTGGGTTACAGGGAGAATCGGTTTGGACTGGCGCATTCACAGACCTTAGACCACGTCCCAATGGAACCTTTTCCAGCGAAAGGCAGAGTTATCGAAAATAA
- a CDS encoding glycosyltransferase family 2 produces the protein MLHTHQFSRCVRLIVIEFKLQLRQLQQFSFSFFCFSAHGHHRNYTMDQITQASWPALGVALLSLAAAGLLTIFITLHLVAPKPRAVLPSEKVYLTSSASGKPVQVTAPSWFDRWFAERSVSEARAHLTDPRDVPDSGATIDPADVRLTVVLPAYNEATRILPTLEEAVEYLDENFGRPSSPTKPLLSPTTPRRRYKNPPSEALTGYEILIVDDGSRDSTVEICLDFAQKKGLHDVIRVIKLERNRGKGGAVTHGFRHARGEYVLFADADGATKFSDLGRLIQGCEEVVDGSHRGVAIGSRAHLVGSEAVVKRSALRNFLMRSFHLVLMILTPPATSRLRDTQCGFKLFTRAALPHIVPYMHAEGWIFDIEMLLLAESAPPAPVLGEDGSVIGTSPGIRVAEVPVDWHEVPGSKLSVISDSIKMALGLAILRGSWMMGVYRRRLT, from the exons ATGTTACATACCCATCAATTCAGTCGATGCGTTCGTCTCATTGTCATTGAATTCAAGCTGCAGCTGCGGCAGTTGCAGCAATTTTCTTTCTCGTTCTTTTGTT TCAGCGCTCATGGTCACCATCGCAACTACACAATGGATCAGATAACCCAGGCATCGTGGCCGGCCCTTGGCGTCGCGCTGCTTAGTCTTGCCGCTGCTGGTCTTCTTACT ATCTTCATCACCCTCCACCTCGTCGCTCCCAAGCCTCGCGCCGTACTCCCTTCCGAGAAAGTCTACCTCACCTCCTCTGCCTCCGGAAAGCCAGTCCAGGTCACAGCCCCTTCCTGGTTTGACCGCTGGTTCGCCGAGCGCAGCGTCTCTGAGGCGCGCGCACACTTGACCGATCCTCGCGATGTCCCCGACTCTGGTGCGACAATCGACCCTGCGGACGTGCGCCTAACCGTCGTGCTTCCCGCCTACAATGAAGCCACCCGCATTCTTCCAACCCTCGAGGAAGCAGTTGAATACCTCGACGAGAACTTTGGCCGCCCCTCCTCCCCGACCAAGCCCCTCCTCAGCCCTACAACCCCGCGCCGACGCTACAAGAACCCGCCCTCCGAGGCCCTCACCGGCTATGAAATCCTGATTGTGGACGACGGATCCAGGGACAGCACCGTCGAGATCTGCCTCGACTTTGCGCAGAAGAAGGGGCTCCACGATGTCATACGCGTCATCAAGCTCGAGCGCAACCGCGGAAAGGGTGGCGCCGTCACTCATGGCTTCCGCCACGCTCGTGGCGAGTATGTGCTCTTTGCCGACGCCGACGGTGCTACAAAGTTCAGCGACCTGGGACGTCTGATTCAGGGTTGCGAGGAGGTTGTTGACGGCTCGCATCGCGGTGTTGCTATTGGCAGCCGCGCCCACCTTGTAGGCAGCGAGGCTGTTGTAAAG CGATCTGCCCTGCGCAACTTCCTCATGCGATCCTTCCACCTCGTGCTTATGATTCTCACCCCGCCCGCCACATCCCGCCTCCGCGACACCCAATGCGGCTTCAAGCTCTTCACCCGCGCCGCCCTTCCGCACATTGTCCCGTACATGCATGCCGAGGGCTGGATTTTCGACATTGAAATGCTCCTGCTGGCCGAATCAGCCCCGCCAGCGCCCGTTCTCGGAGAAGACGGCAGTGTTATTGGCACCAGCCCCGGAATCCGCGTAGCTGAGGTGCCCGTCGACTGGCACGAGGTTCCAGGAAGCAAGCTCAGCGTCATCTCGGACAGCATCAAGATGGCCCTCGGTCTGGCGATTCTCAGGGGTAGCTGGATGATGGGTGTCTACCGTCGAAGATTGACGTGA